The following coding sequences lie in one Glycine soja cultivar W05 chromosome 16, ASM419377v2, whole genome shotgun sequence genomic window:
- the LOC114390284 gene encoding receptor-like protein EIX2, which translates to MLFENKFSDLFSLLCDTSIAVYLSTLDLSNNHIKGQLPDCWKSLNSLLFLDLSNNRLSGNIPLSMGTLVKLEALVLRNNSLEGEMPSTLKNCNNLMLLDVGENLLSGPIPSWIGESMHQLIILSMKGNHFSGDLPIHLCYLRHIQLLDLSRNNLSQGIPTCIKNFTALSVKSINSSEIQTRIYWYNVTYVENYGDITTGGYTLNILLMWKGVEYGFKDPEVRLKSIDISSNSLTGEIPKEIGYLIGLVSLNFSRNNLSGEIPSEIGNLNSLEFVDLSRNHFSGKIPTSLSKIDRLAVLDLSNNSLSGRIPDGRQLQTFDASSFEGNPDLCGTKLNKSCPEDETSMKPEESTRNETDDNPVFSKALYMSIGLGYFTGFWGLIASILFWTPWRNAYLRFLDRLTNYICQMVL; encoded by the coding sequence ATGCtctttgaaaacaaattttcaGATTTGTTTTCACTCTTATGTGACACAAGCATAGCTGTATACTTGTCAACTTTAGATTTATCAAACAACCATATAAAGGGGCAACTGCCAGATTGTTGGAAATCTCTAAACTCTTTATTGTTTCTTGATTTGAGCAATAACAGATTGTCAGGAAACATTCCACTGTCTATGGGAACCCTTGTTAAATTGGAAGCTTTGGTTTTAAGAAACAATAGTCTAGAGGGTGAAATGCCTTCCACCTTGAAGAATTGCAACAATTTAATGCTGCTTGATGTGGGAGAAAATTTGTTGTCAGGTCCCATACCATCATGGATCGGAGAAAGTATGCATCAATTGATAATCTTGAGCATGAAAGGGAATCACTTCTCTGGTGATCTTCCTATTCATCTTTGTTATTTAAGGCATATTCAATTGCTGGATCTTTCAAGGAATAACTTGTCACAAGGAATTCCAACATGCATAAAAAACTTCACAGCTTTGTCCGTAAAGAGCATTAACTCAAGTGAAATTCAAACTCGTATATATTGGTACAATGTTACTTACGTAGAAAATTATGGTGATATCACTACAGGTGGTTATACACTTAATATACTTTTGATGTGGAAAGGTGTCGAATATGGGTTCAAGGATCCAGAGGTGAGACTTAAGAGCATTGATATCTCAAGTAATAGTTTAACAGGAGAAATACCAAAAGAGATAGGATATTTGATTGGATTAGtttctttgaatttttcaagaaaCAATCTGAGTGGAGAAATTCCTTCAGAGATTGGGAATTTAAATTCACTAGAATTTGTTGATTTGTCAAGAAATCATTTCTCTGGCAAAATTCCTACATCTCTTTCCAAAATTGATCGTTTGGCTGTGTTAGACTTGTCAAACAACTCTCTCTCTGGAAGAATCCCTGATGGAAGACAGTTGCAGACCTTTGATGCCTCTAGTTTTGAAGGAAATCCTGATCTTTGTGGCACAAAACTCAATAAAAGTTGTCCTGAAGATGAGACGTCAATGAAGCCTGAAGAATCAACAAGGAATGAAACAGATGATAATCCAGTTTTCTCAAAAGCATTGTACATGAGCATTGGCCTAGGATACTTCACAGGCTTTTGGGGCTTAATAGCTTCAATACTATTTTGGACACCTTGGAGAAATGCTTACTTGAGGTTCTTGGATAGATTGACAAACTATATATGCCAAATGGTTTTGTAA
- the LOC114389035 gene encoding UDP-rhamnose/UDP-galactose transporter 6-like, translating into MAPSSKAEKKAAMDAAAWMFNVVTSVGIIIVNKALMATYGFSFATTLTGMHFATTTLMTVVLRMLGYVQPSHLPLPDLLKFVLVANFSIVGMNVSLMWNSVGFYQIAKLSMIPVSCLLEVVLDKIRYSRDTKLSICVVLMGVGVCTVTDVSVNGRGFIAAFVAVWSTSMQQYYVHFLQRKYSLSSFNLLGHTAPAQAASLLLLGPFLDYWLTNKRVDRYDYNTASLIFIFLSCTIAVGTNLSQFICIGRFTAVSFQVLGHMKTILVLIMGFFFFGKEGLNLQVVFGMIIAVAGMIWYGNASSKPGGKERRSHTLPTNKTETR; encoded by the exons ATGGCTCCGTCTAGCAAGGCTGAGAAGAAGGCTGCTATGGATGCAGCTGCATGGATGTTCAATGTTGTTACATCTGTTGGAATCATCATTGTAAACAAAGCTTTGATGGCCACTTATGGCTTCAGTTTTG CCACAACATTAACAGGCATGCACTTCGCTACCACAACTTTGATGACAGTTGTACTGAGGATGCTGGGATATGTCCAGCCTTCTCATTTACCCTTGCCAGATCTTCTAAAATTTGTTCTCGTTGCTAACTTCTCTATTGTTGGAATGAATGTTAGTCTAATGTGGAACTCAGTTGGATTCTATCAA ATTGCGAAATTAAGTATGATCCCTGTATCATGCCTATTGGAAGTTGTTCTCGACAAGATTCGGTATTCAAGAGACACAAAACTGAGCATATGTGTTGTTCTTATGGGTGTTGGTGTTTGCACTGTTACTGATGTGAGTGTTAACGGAAGAGGATTCATTGCTGCCTTTGTAGCAGTATGGAGCACTTCTATGCAACAATAT TATGTTCATTTCCTTCAACGGAAGTATTCTCTAAGTTCTTTCAATCTATTGGGACATACAGCACCTGCACAGGCTGCATCACTACTGTTATTAGGACCTTTTTTAGATTATTGGTTGACAAACAAAAGAGTTGACAGATATGACTACAACACTGCCTCGTTG ATTTTCATATTCCTGTCATGCACTATTGCAGTTGGCACCAACCTAAGCCAATTTATCTGCATTGGCAGATTCACTGCGGTTTCTTTTCAAGTATTGGGACATATGAAGACAATACTTGTTTTAATCATGGGGTTCTTTTTCTTTGGGAAAGAGGGTCTCAATCTCCAAGTGGTTTTTGGAATGATCATAGCTGTGGCCGGAATGATTTGGTATGGCAATGCCTCATCCAAGCCTGGTGGAAAAGAGCGCCGGAGTCACACTCTTCCTACAAACAAAACAGAAACAAGATAG
- the LOC114389976 gene encoding receptor-like protein EIX1: MRTYFLKKFNVLLLVLLHTSESTLGFNWPGKLAEVKCIERERQALLKFKEGVLDDAGMLSTWNEDENNGDCCKWKGIQCNNETGHVQMLDLQGHDAYLTGSINITLLTDLQNLEYLDLSWNDFIYVHIPKLIGSLSMLRYLNLSYSEVSGSIPSELGNLSKLEYLNLNNNHLIGAIPVQLGKLTRLRYLDLSDNDDIRGEIPYQLGNLSQLRYLGLGGSSLSGVIPFRIGNLPMLHTLRLGSNFDIKANDAEWLSNLYSLTNLELISLQNLGSSHLWLQTISKIIPNLQELRLVDGNLVDNDIQLLFDSQSNFSTSLTILDLSKNMLTSSAFRLLFNYSLNLRELYLSYNNIVLSSPLYPNFPSLVILDLSYNNMTSSIFEGNFIFCSKLETLNLQNCSLMDRSFLVSSASVTNFSSSLVSLDLSNNLLKSQAIFDWLFNFTTNLHILTLLGNLVEGPIPDGLGKVMNSLQVLDVSSNKLQGEVPVFFGNMCTLQELYLGKNNLSGEISSFFQDASWCNRDIFNSLDLSYNRITGMLPKSIGLLSELETLNLQVNSLEGDISESHLSNFSELEYLYLSYNSLSLKFVSSWVPPFQLLELGLASCKLGSSFPGWLQTQYQLVFLDISDTGLNDTVPEWLWTNSQYMYLMNMSHNNLVGSIPK, encoded by the coding sequence ATGAGAAcctattttctcaaaaaatttaatgtacTACTACTGGTTTTATTGCATACCTCAGAATCTACTCTGGGATTCAACTGGCCAGGTAAACTTGCAGAAGTTAAGTgcatagagagagaaagacaaGCACTCCTCAAGTTCAAGGAAGGCGTTTTGGATGATGCTGGCATGCTGTCTACATGGAATGAGGATGAGAACAATGGAGATTGCTGCAAATGGAAAGGAATTCAATGCAACAATGAAACAGGTCATGTACAGATGCTTGATCTTCAGGGTCACGATGCATATTTGACAGGTTCAATCAATATTACTTTATTGACTGACCTGCAAAATTTGGAATATTTGGACCTCAGTtggaatgattttatttatgttcaCATTCCAAAACTCATAGGCTCCTTATCCATGTTAAGGTATCTCAACCTCTCCTATTCTGAAGTTAGTGGGAGTATTCCTAGTGAATTGGGAAATCTCTCAAAGCTGGAGTATCTCAATCTTAAcaataatcatctcattggagCAATTCCTGTTCAACTAGGGAAGCTTACACGTTTGCGATATTTGGATCTGAGTGACAATGATGATATTCGTGGTGAAATCCCTTATCAACTTGGAAATCTATCACAATTGCGATATCTTGGTCTTGGAGGAAGTTCACTTTCTGGAGTAATCCCTTTTCGTATTGGGAATCTTCCTATGTTGCATACTCTTAGGCTTGGCAGCAATTTTGATATCAAGGCCAATGATGCAGAGTGGTTGTCTAATCTCTACTCCTTGACAAATCTTGAGTTGATATCTTTACAGAATCTTGGATCCTCTCATCTCTGGCTACAAACTATTAGTAAGATTATTCCAAACTTGCAAGAGTTGAGGCTAGTTGATGGAAATCTTGTAGATAATGATATTCAACTTTTGTTTGATTCTCAGTCTAACTTTTCCACTTCCCTTACCATCCTAGATCTCTCCAAAAATATGCTGACTTCATCAGCATTTAGATTGTTGTTCAACTATAGCCTTAATCTTCGGGAGCTTTATCTTTCTTACAATAATATTGTTTTGTCATCTCCTCTATATCCAAACTTTCCTTCTCTTGTGATCCTTGACCTCTCTTATAATAATATGACATCATCAATATTTGAAGGTAATTTCATCTTCTGCTCCAAACTTGAAACGCTTAATCTACAAAACTGTAGTCTTATGGACAGAAGTTTCCTAGTATCATCTGCTTCCGTGACAAacttttcatcttctcttgtctCCCTTGATCTCTCTAATAATCTGTTAAAATCACAAGCCATATTTGATTGGCTTTTTAACTTCACCACCAATCTTCACATCCTTACCCTTCTTGGTAACTTGGTAGAAGGTCCTATACCAGATGGATTGGGGAAAGTAATGAACTCACTTCAAGTACTTGACGTTTCTTCTAACAAACTACAAGGTGAGGTTCCAGTTTTCTTTGGGAACATGTGCACATTGCAGGAATTATACCTTGGTAAGAACAACTTGAGTGGAGAAATTTCTAGCTTCTTTCAAGATGCTTCATGGTGCAATAGAGACATTTTCAATAGTTTGGACTTATCTTATAATCGGATCACTGGCATGCTACCTAAAAGCATTGGATTACTATCCGAGTTGGAAACTTTGAACCTGCAGGTGAATTCTTTGGAGGGTGACATCTCTGAATCACATCTTTCTAATTTTTCCGAATTAGAATACTTATACTTGTCATACAATTCACTGTCCCTAAAATTTGTCTCTAGCTGGGTTCCTCCTTTTCAATTGCTAGAATTGGGACTAGCATCGTGCAAGTTAGGTTCAAGCTTTCCTGgttggctccagactcaatatCAATTGGTATTTCTGGATATTTCTGACACTGGGCTTAATGACACTGTACCAGAGTGGCTTTGGACCAACTCGCAATATATGTACTTGATGAATATGTCTCACAACAATCTTGTTGGTTCGATTCCAAAATAA
- the LOC114390866 gene encoding protein GIGANTEA-like: MAAASGERWMDRLQFSSLFWPPPLDDQQRKDQVAAYVEYIGQFTSEQFSEDIAELIRNHYPSKEMLLFDDVLAVLVLHHPEHGHAVVLPIISCIIDGTLDYDKTSPPFASFISLVCPKNENEYSEQWAMACGEILRILTHYNRPIYKMERQYCEPEVSSGKSHATTNDSVDGESGHNSLMQQEKKPIRPLSPWITDILRAAPLGIRSDYFRWCSGVMGKYAAGELKPPTIVSARGSGKHPQLVPSTPRWAVANGAGVILSVCDDEVARYETATLTAAAVPALLLPPPTTALDEHLVAGLPALEPYARLFHRYYAIATPSATQRLLLGLLEAPPSWAPDALDAAVQLVELLRAAEDYACGIRLPRNWMHFHFLRAIGTAMSMRSGVAADAAAALLFRILSQPALLFPPLRQVDGVEVQHEPLGGYISSNRKQIEAASAEATIEATAQGIASVLCAHGPEVEWRICTIWEAAYGLIPLNSSAVDLPEIVVATPLQPPILSWNLYIPLLKVLEYLPRGSPSEACLMKIFVATVEAILQRTFPAESTSDHKIKTRYYCVGSASKNLAVAELRTMVHSLFLESCASVELASRLLFVVLTVCVSHEVQFNGSKKPRGENNYLVEEIIEDLQAVSESQKETKNRKMKKQGPVAAFDSYVLAAVCALACELQLFPMISRGDNHSVPNNVQNIAKPVKIDGSSHALQNGIDSAIRHTHRILAILEALFSLKPSSVGTSWSYSSNEIVAAAMVAAHISELFRRSKACMRALSVLMRYKWDDEIHSRASSLYTLIDIHRKAVASIVNKAEPLGATFIHTPICKDPCDRSKRKNQCENSRCLDPGQTSTSTSEDSSRSKFSKKSERTSYSNEASGCTFEKATTSLPFDASDLANFLTMDRHIGFNCSAQIFLRSRLAEKQQLCFSVVSLLWQKLIGSPETQPCAESTSAQQGWRQVADALCKVVSASPTKAAMAVVLQAEKELQPWIAKDDNLGQKLWRINQRIVKLITELLRNHDNLESLVIVASASDLLLRATDGMLVDGEACTLPQLKLLEATAKAVQPVIELGESGLGVADGLSNLLKCRLPATIRCLSHPSAHVRALSSSVIRDILHTSSIGSSPKPLQKNGIHDQYLNFDVIDWRADVENCLTWEAHSRLSNGLSIEYLNTAADDLGFAISI; the protein is encoded by the exons ATGGCTGCTGCTTCTGGTGAAAGGTGGATGGACCGTCTTCAGTTTTCCTCATTGTTCTGGCCTCCCCCACTAGATGATCAACAAAGAAAG gaTCAAGTTGCTGCGTATGTTGAATACATTGGCCAATTTACATCAGAACAATTTTCTGAGGATATTGCTGAG TTGATCCGCAACCATTATCCATCAAAAGAAATGCTCCTCTTTGATGATGTTTTGG CGGTACTTGTTCTTCATCATCCAGAGCACGGGCATGCAGTTGTGCTTCCAATTATTTCATGTATTATTGATGGTACGCTGGACTATGATAAGACTAGTCCTCCATttgcttctttcatttctttagtCTGCCCAAAAAATGAG AATGAATATTCAGAACAATGGGCTATGGCATGTGGTGAAATTTTGCGTATTTTAACTCATTACAATCGCCCCATATACAAAATGGAAAGGCAATATTGTGAACCAGAAGTAAGCAGTGGCAAAAGTCATGCAACGACTAATGATTCTGTAGATGGGGAGTCTGGCCATAATTCTTTGATGCAGCAGGAGAAGAAACCTATAAGACCCTTGTCCCCTTGGATTACTGATATATTACGAGCTGCACCTTTAGGCATTAGAAGTGACTATTTTCGGTG GTGCAGTGGTGTTATGGGTAAATATGCTGCAGGAGAACTCAAGCCACCTACTATTG ttTCTGCTCGCGGTTCTGGGAAGCATCCTCAACTCGTGCCATCAACTCCAAGATGGGCAGTTGCTAATGGTGCTGGTGTTATATTAAGTGTTTGTGATGATGAAGTTGCTCGATATGAGACTGCTACTTTAACAGCAGCTGCTGTCCCGGCACTCCTACTTCCTCCTCCAACAACAGCTTTGGATGAGCATCTCGTTGCTGGATTACCGGCTCTAGAACCATATGCACGTTTATTTCACAG ATATTATGCCATTGCGACTCCTAGTGCAACTCAAAGACTACTTCTTGGACTTTTAGAAGCACCCCCATCATGGGCTCCGGATGCCCTTGATGCTGCTGTGCAGCTTGTAGAGCTTCTTCGAGCTGCTGAAGATTATGCTTGTGGAATAAGG CTTCCTAGAAATTGGATGCATTTTCATTTCTTGCGTGCTATAGGGACTGCAATGTCCATGAGATCTGGTGTAGCTGCTGATGCTGCAGCTGCATTGCTTTTCCGGATACTTTCTCAGCCTGCTTTACTTTTCCCTCCACTAAGGCAAGTTGATGGAGTCGAAGTTCAACATGAACCTTTGGGtggatacatttcttccaataGAAAGCAG ATTGAAGCTGCTTCAGCCGAAGCCACTATTGAAGCTACGGCCCAAGGCATTGCCTCAGTGCTTTGCGCTCATGGTCCAGAGGTAGAGTGGAGAATTTGTACCATTTGGGAAGCTGCTTATGGGTTGATTCCATTAAATTCCTCAGCTGTTGATCTTCCAGAAATTGTTGTTGCAACACCACTTCAACCTCCCATACTCTCATGGAATTTGTACATACCCCTACTCAAGGTTCTGGAATATCTTCCTCGTGGTAGTCCGTCTGAAGCATGTCTCATGAAAATATTTGTTGCTACAGTGGAAGCTATTCTTCAGAGGACATTTCCAGCTGAGTCCACTAGTgatcacaaaataaaaacaagatacTATTGTGTGGGGTCTGCCTCCAAAAACCTTGCTGTGGCAGAACTTCGTACCATGGTTCATTCGCTTTTCTTAGAATCATGTGCATCTGTTGAGCTTGCTTCGCGCCTACTATTTGTTGTCTTAACAGTTTGTGTTAGTCATGAGGTCCAATTCAATGGaagcaagaaaccaagaggtgaaaataattatttagtggAGGAAATTATTGAGGATTTACAAGCAGTATCTGAAAGccagaaagaaacaaaaaataggaaaatgaaGAAGCAAGGTCCTGTAGCGGCATTTGATTCCTATGTTCTGGCTGCCGTTTGTGCTCTTGCCTGTGAGCTTCAGCTGTTCCCTATGATCTCACGAGGAGACAATCACTCAGTCCCCAACAATGTACAAAATATAGCCAAGCCTGTCAAAATAGATGGATCTTCCCATGCATTGCAGAATGGCATAGATTCAGCAATACGCCATACTCACAGAATTTTAGCAATTTTAGAGGCGCTGTTTTCATTGAAGCCATCTTCTGTTGGTACCTCATGGAGTTACAGCTCAAATGAAATAGTTGCAGCTGCTATGGTTGCTGCACATATTTCTGAACTATTTAGACGGTCAAAAGCTTGCATGCGTGCTCTGTCTGTTTTGATGCGTTACAAATGGGATGATGAAATTCACTCTAGGGCTTCGTCATTGTACACTCTCATAGATATTCACAGAAAAGCAGTTGCATCCATAGTTAACAAGGCAGAGCCATTGGGAGCAACCTTTATTCATACCCCTATTTGTAAAGACCCCTGTGatagaagtaaaagaaaaaatcagtGTGAAAATAGTAGGTGCCTTGATCCTGGGCAGACATCTACTTCGACTTCTGAGGATTCATCCCGCTcaaaattcagcaaaaaaagtgAGAGAACTTCATATTCAAATGAAGCATCAGGATGTACCTTTGAAAAAGCTACCACAAGTCTCCCATTTGATGCTTCTGATCTAGCCAATTTCTTAACTATGGACAGGCATATAGGATTTAATTGCAGTGCCCAAATTTTTCTGAGATCGAGGCTTGCAGAGAAGCAACAGTTATGTTTCTCTGTAGTATCACTACTATGGCAGAAGTTGATTGGATCTCCTGAAACTCAACCTTGTGCAGAAAGCACTTCTGCTCAACAGGGGTGGAGACAG GTTGCTGATGCATTATGCAAGGTTGTATCTGCATCTCCTACGAAAGCAGCTATGGCAGTTGTTCTTCAG GCCGAGAAGGAATTGCAGCCATGGATTGCCAAAGATGACAATCTAGGTCAGAAGTTGTGGAGAATCAATCAGCGGATTGTAAAATTGATAACTGAACTATTGAGGAATCATGATAATTTGGAATCATTAGTAATTGTGGCAAGTGCATCAGATTTACTACTACGAGCCACAGATGGAATGCTGGTGGATGGAGAAGCTTGCACTTTACCACAGCTGAAG CTATTGGAAGCAACGGCGAAAGCGGTTCAACCAGTGATTGAGTTGGGAGAATCTGGACTTGGAGTGGCAGATGGGCTTTCAAACCTGTTAAAG TGTCGCCTACCAGCTACAATCAGATGCCTTTCTCATCCAAGTGCACATGTCCGTGCTCTGAGCAGTTCGGTTATTCGTGACATTTTGCATACTAGTTCAATTGGATCGAGTCCTAAGCCACTGCAAAAGAATGGCATCCATGATCAGTACTTAAATTTTGATGTCATTGACTGGCGAGCTGACGTAGAAAACTGCTTGACATGGGAAGCTCACAGCCGGCTTTCAAATGGATTGTCTATTGAATATCTTAACACAGCTGCGGATGACTTAGGCTTTGCTATTTCTATCTGA